From a region of the Impatiens glandulifera chromosome 4, dImpGla2.1, whole genome shotgun sequence genome:
- the LOC124934322 gene encoding 40S ribosomal protein S17-like produces the protein MGRVRTKTVKKSSRQIIERYYSKMTLDFHVNKKVLEEVAIIPSKRLRNKIAGFSTHLMKRIQRGPVRGISLKLQEEERERRMDYVPEESAIKTDVIEVDKETLDMLSALGMSDLPGVIKAEVEPQTFPSSAPFGRGAGAGGAFKKRY, from the coding sequence ATGGGTCGTGTGAGAACCAAAACAGTGAAGAAGTCATCAAGGCAGATAATTGAGAGATACTATTCAAAAATGACATTGGATTTCCATGTTAACAAGAAGGTTTTGGAAGAGGTTGCTATTATCCCTTCAAAACGTTTGAGGAACAAGATTGCTGGATTTTCAACCCATTTGATGAAACGTATCCAGAGAGGTCCAGTTAGGGGAATATCACTAAAGCTTCAAGAAGAGGAGCGTGAGAGGAGAATGGACTATGTTCCTGAGGAATCTGCTATCAAGACTGATGTTATTGAAGTTGACAAGGAGACTCTTGACATGCTTTCTGCACTTGGAATGAGTGATCTTCCTGGTGTTATTAAGGCTGAGGTTGAACCACAGACATTCCCAAGCTCTGCTCCTTTTGGAAGAGGTGCCGGTGCTGGTGGTGCTTTTAAGAAGAGATATTAA